A genome region from Triticum aestivum cultivar Chinese Spring chromosome 2B, IWGSC CS RefSeq v2.1, whole genome shotgun sequence includes the following:
- the LOC123042124 gene encoding translation initiation factor IF-2-like yields the protein MAATRKPRSPSAAAAAGDHLRFLRPGALARLRDARLRRRSKPAYSRPAPASPQPSPSPPPAPAPAAGGDGESGPFVPYFVPGSRFLAPRCPQRKKLTAGKVVALFSPPMPSPDLPFEAVMEFFNVPDMVVAAH from the coding sequence ATGGCAGCCACGCGCAAGCCCCGatccccgtccgccgccgccgcggccggcgaCCACCTCCGCTTCCTCCGCCCCGGCGCCCTCGCCCGCCTCCGCGACGCCAGGCTCCGCCGCCGCTCGAAGCCGGCCTACTCCCGCCCGGCCCCGGCCTCGCCGCAGCcgtccccctccccccctcccgctCCCGCGCCCGCGGCGGGCGGGGACGGCGAGAGCGGGCCCTTCGTGCCCTACTTCGTGCCCGGGTCCAGATTCCTCGCGCCGCGCTGCCCGCAGCGGAAGAAGCTCACGGCGGGGAAGGTGGTGGCGCTCTTCTCGCCGCCGATGCCCAGCCCCGACCTGCCATTCGAGGCGGTTATGGAGTTCTTCAACGTGCCGGATATGGTCGTCGCCGCCCACTAG